The segment CACCCTCAAAGTCACGGATACCACCGTCACCCCTGCAGCACAAGCTACATTAGTATAAACACCCTATCTTGCTGGCTCTGTATATACAATAAAAGTGTACGTAGCTCTTGTGAAAACTGGGTGTTCAGCCCTGGTGGGGTGTAAACCCCAAAACATAACAATACACTGGGAAAACTAAAATGGTGGCTGGTCTCATCAGCAAAGCCTTCACCGTGTAATGCTGAAGGATGCGATCAAGGAATCGAAATGCTGAGAAGCATTTTTTAATGCTTGTAGGTTGTTATGCAACTCATCTCAAAACGAGCAACAGTATTAATTACACATCACTTGCATGCCAAAGCAGAGGGGTGACAACGTACCTTAGCACGCTGCTAGTAGACTTGTACTGCCATAGGCAGCCTGAGCACTTTCATTCGGCCCCTACCAACTTTCTGCCCGATCACAAGCTGCTTTGTGCTTTTTTCTTATAAAGACAAGCTCCTTTTGTTGGAATCTTAAAATGGCCGAACTAAAGCATTTACATGGTGCTGTTCTAATGTGTCAAGTTTAGAATTTATTGTAGTTTATAACATTAGAAAGCAAAGCAGTGCCAGGCTGTACCCAAAGCCAGTAtaagggaatgggaaataaagataTTTAGTAAATTGAAAAAGCCAATATAAATCAGCGTGTTTGTGCTGGCGCCTGTTACCGATGAAAGCAGCAAATCTAGTGTTTTCTCCATAAGGACAATATGATGCTTCCCACCTACCACACATTTGCCCGGCGATGGCATCTGAGTCAGTAGATACAGGGAGCGGCCGCTCAGCATGACAAGTACCATTAGTATGAGTTATGCTACCACAGGGATAATGCCACTTGCTTTGCTTTGTGTGCTCACATTGAGTGAAAAAGCCACAGCTCTGAGCTCTCATTGCTTTCCTCATCATAGTTGTGTTGCTAAATCTGTGTTGCTCTAcagataacagaaaataataataataataatccttgtACATTTGACACAGCCCACCAAGCTGATGTCGTATTGCTTTAATACATTTCATACAACTGCTGTATTGGTCAGTGTTACACAAGTTGTGCTAAATCAGACTAGCTCATCTCATACAAGTGCTGTATTGGTGAGTGTTACACAAGTTGTGTGTTGTGCTAAATCAGACTAGCTCATCTCATACAAGTGCTGTATTGGTCAGTGTTACACAAGTTGTGCTAAATCAGACTAGCTCATCTCATATAACTGCTGTATTGGTCAGTGTTACACAAGTTGTGCTAAATCAGACTAGCTCATCTCATACAAGTGCTGTATTGGTCAGTGTTACACAAGTTGTGTGTTGTGCTAAATCAGACTAGCTCATCTCATACAAGTTCTGTATTGGTGAGTGTTACACAAGTTGTGCTAAATCAGACTAGCTCATCTCATACAAGTGCTGTATTGGTGAGTGTTACACAAGTTATGTGTTGTGCTAAATCAGACTAGCTCATCTCATACAACTGCTGTATTGGTCAGTGTTACACAAGTTGTGCTAAATCAGACTAGCTCATCTCATATAACTGCTGTATTGGTCAGTGTTACACAAGTTGTGCTAAATCAGACTAGCTCATCTCATACAACTGCTGTATTGGTTAGTGTTACACAAGTTGTGTGTTGTGCTAAATCAGACTAGCTCATCTCATACAACTGCTGTATTGGTCAGTGTTACACAAGTTGTGCTAAATCAGACTAGCTCATCTCATATAACTGCTGTATTGGTCAGTGTTACACAAGTTGTGCTAAATCAGACTAGCTCATCTCATACAACTGCTGTATTGGTCAGTGTTACACAAGTTGTGCTAAATCAGACTAGCTCATCTCATACAAGTGCTGTATTGGTCAGTGTTACACAACTTGTGCTAAATCAGACTAGCTCATCTCATACAACTGCTGTATTGGTCAGTGTTACACAAGTTGTGCTAAATCAGACTAGCTCATCTCATATAACTGCTGTATTGGTCAGTGTTACACAAGTTGTGCTAAATCAGACTAGCTCATCTCATACAACTGCTGTATTGGTCAGTGTTACACAAGTTGTGCTAAATCAGACTAGCTCATCTCATACAACTGCTGTATTGGTCAGTGTTACACAAGTTGTGCTAAATCAGACTAGCTCATCTCATACAACTGCTGTATTTGTCAGTGTTACACAAGTTGTGCTAAATCAGACTAGCTCATCTCATACAAGTGCTGTATTGGTTAGTGTTACACAACTTGTGCTAAATCAGACTAGCTCATCTCATACAACTGCTGTATTGGTCAGTGTTACACAAGTTGTGCTAAATCAGACTAGCTCATCTCATACAACTGCTGTATTGGTCAGTGTTACACAAGTTGTGCTAAATCAGACTAGCTCATCTCATACAACTGCTGTATTGGTCAGTGTTACACAAGTTGTGTGTTGTGCTAAATCAGACTAGCTCATCTCATACAACTGCTGTATTGGTTAGTGTTACACAAGTTGtgtgttgtgctaaatcaaacTAGCTCATCTCATACAACTGCTGTATTGGTCAGTGTTACACAAGTTGTGCTAAATCAGACTAGCTCATCTCATACAACTGCTGTATTGGTCAGTGTTACACAACTTGTGCTAAATCAGACTAGCTCATCTCATACAACTGCTGTATTGGTCAGTGTTACACAAGTTGTGCTAAATCAGACTAGCTCATCTCATACAACTGCTGTATTGGTCAGTGTTACACAAGTTGTGCTAAATCAGACTAGCTCATCTCATACAACTGCTGTATTGGTCAGTGTTACACAACTTGTGCTAAATCAGACTAGCTCATCTCATACAACTGCTGTATTGGTCAGTGTTACACAACTTGTGCTAAATCAGACTAGCTCATCTCATACAACTGCTGTATTGGTCAGTGTTACACAACTTGTGCTAAATCAGACTAGCTCATCTCATACAACTGCTGTATTGGTCAGTGTTACACAAGTTGTGTGTTGTGCTAAATCAGACCAGCTCACCTCATACAACAGCTGTATTGGTCAGTGTTACACAACTTGTGCTAAATCAGACTAGCTCATCTCATACAACTGCTGTATTGGTCAGTGTTACACAAGTTGTGTGTTGTGCTAAATCAGACTAGCTCATCTCTTACAACTGCTGTATTGGTCAGTGTTACACAAATTGTGCTAAATCAGACTAGCTCATCTCATACAACTGCTGTATTGGTCAGTGTTATACAAGTTGTGTGTTGTGCTAAATCAGACTAGCTCATCTCATACAACTGCTGTATTGGTCAGTGTTACACAAGTTGTGTGTTGTGCTAAATCAGACTAGCTCATCTCATACAACTGCTGTATTGGTCAGTGTTACACAAGTTGTGTGTTGTACTAAATTAGACTAGCTCATCTCATACAACTGCTGTATTGGTTAGTGTTACACAAGTTGTGTGTTGTGCTAAATCAGACTAGCTCATCTCATACAACTGCTGTATTGGTCAGTGTTACACAAGTTGTGTGTTGTGCTAAATCAGACTAGCTCATCTCATACAACTGCTGTATTGGTCAGTGTTACACAAGTTGTGCTAAATCAGACTAGCTCATCTCATACAACTGCTGTATTGGTTAGTGATCAGACTAGCTCATCTCATACAACTGCTGTATTGGTCAGTGTTACACAAGTTGTACTAAATCAGACTAGCTCATCTCATACAACTGCTGTATTGGTCAGTGTTACACAAGCTGTGTGTTGTGCTAAATCAGACTAGCTCATCTCATACAACTGCTGTATTGGTTAGTGTTACCCAAGTTGTGCTAAATCAGACTAGCTCATCTCATACAAGTGCTGTATTGGTCAGTGTTACACAAGTTGTGCTAAATCAGACTAGCTCATCTCATACAACTGCTGTATTGGTCAGTGTTACACAAGCTGTGTTTTGTACTAAATCAGACTAGCTCATCTCATACAACTGCTGTATTGGTCAGTGTTACACAAGTTGTGCTAAATCAGACTAACTCATCTCATACAACTGCTGTATTGGTGAGTGTTACATAAGTTGTGTGTTGTGCTAAATCAGACTAGCTCATCTCATACAACTGCTGTATTGGTCAGTGTTACACAAGTTGTGTGTTGTGCTCAATCAGACTAGCTCATCTCATACAACTTGTGCTAAATCAGACTAGCTTATCTCATACAACTGCTGTATTGGTCAGTGTTACACAAGTTGTGCTAAATCAGACTAGCTCATCTCATACAACTGCTGTATTGGTCAGTGTTACACAAGTTGTGCTAAATCAGACTAGCTCATCTCATACAACTGCTGTATTGGTCAGTGTTACACAAGTTGTGCTAAATCAGACTAGCTCATCTCATACAACTGCTGTATTGGTTAGTGTTACACAAGTTGTGCTAAATCAGACTAGCTCATCTCATACAACTGCTGTATTGGTTAGTGTTACACAAGTTGTTCTAAATCAGACTAGCTCATCTCATACAACTGCTGTATTGGTCAGTGTTACACAAGTTGTGCTAAATCAGACTAGCTCATCTCATACAAGTGCTGTATTGGTCAGTGTTACACAATTGTGCTAAATCAGACTAGCTCATCTCATACAACTGCTGTATTGGTCAGTGTTATACAAGTTGTGCTAAATCAGACTAGCTCATCTCATACAACTGCTGTATTGGTCAGTGTTACACAAGTTGTGCTAAATCAGACTAGCTCATCTCATACAACTGCTGTATTGGTCAGTGTTACACAAGTTGTGCTAAATCAGACTAGCTCATCTCATACAACTGCTGTATTTGTCAGTGTTACACAAGTTGTGCTAAATCAGACTAGCTCATCTCATACAACTGCTGTATTGGTTAGTGTTACACAAGTTGTTCTAAATCAGACTAGCTCATCTCATACAACTGCTGTATTGGTCAGTGTTACACAAGTTGTGCTAAATCAGACTAGCTCATCTCATACAAGTGCTGTATTGGTCAGTGTTACACAATTGTGCTAAATCAGACTAGCTCATCTCATACAACTGCTGTATTGGTCAGTGTTATACAAGTTGTGCTAAATCAGACTAGCTCATCTCATACAACTGCTGTATTGGTCAGTGTTACACAAGTTGTGCTAAATCAGACTAGCTCATCTCATACAACTGCTGTATTGGTTAGTGTTACACAAGTTGTGTGTTGTGCTAAATCAGACTAGCTCATCTCATACAACTGCTGTATTGGTTAGTGTTACACAAGCTGTGCTAAATCAGACTAGCTCATCTCATACAACTGCTGTATTGGTTAGTGTTACACAAGTTGTGCTAAATCAGACTAGCTCATCTCATACAACTGCTGTATTGGTCAGTGTTACACAAGTTGTGCTAAATCAGACTAGCTCATCTCATACAACTGCTGTATTGGTTAGTGTTACACAAGTTGTGCTAAATCAGACTAGCTCATCTCATACAACTGCTGTATTGGTCAGTGTTACACAAGTTGTGCTAAATCAGACTAGCTCATCTCATACAACTGCTGTATTGGTTAGTGTTATACAAGTTGTGTGTTGTGCTAAATCAGACTAGCTCATCTCATACAACTGCTGTATTGGTTAGTGTTACACAAGTTGTGCTAAATCAGACTAGCTCATCTCATACAACTGCTGTATTGGTCAGTGTTACACAAGTTGTGTGTTGTGCTAAATCAGACTAGCTCATCTCATACAACTGCTGTATTGGTTAGTGTTACACAAGCTGTGCTAAATCAGACTAGCTCATCTCATACAACTGCTGTATTGGTTAGTGTTACACAAGCTGTGCTAAATCAGACTAGCTCATCTCATACAACTGCTGTATTGGTCAGTGTTACACAAGCTGTGTGTTGGTTCTTCTTGCTCTTCTGAGACTACTTGGTGCATACGCTGTTTATGGTACGTTTATGATTTactacattatatacaatatgtgcaAGATATTGTATAGCTTAATTGCCTTTTTATTTAAACCATATGTTTAATCCCTGCAGTTCTGGTGATCAGCACACTATTCGGTATACACTATTCAAAGCAAATTTTCCCAACGATCTACGCTTGGTGCAAATACAAAGCAGCTCTGCAAACAGAGGGTGCTTCCTGAGCCCCCACCACTATACACACCATATGCAAACGCAACCATGAGAAGCTAAGGGTTAATGAGAGTGCACCGTTATCAATGGGAAATGACTGGGAATGTAGTGAAAGCATGAGGGAGGGGGTGACAGGGGCTTCATGTGACCTTACATAAAACCCCCTGGATTTCAAGGAGAAAGTGTATGAACGTATATCTGCCTCACATATTCCTCTGCCGCCAGAGGAGAACGATCTCCCTGTTTGTTCTCCTCTGCCGCCAGAGGAGAACGATCTCCCTGTTTGTTCATGCTGCAGTTAGATTGCCAGCTCTTGTGTAAAGACATGGTTCTTACATATAGGAAGCTTCATTTAGTTAGCACAACAATAAGCATTAAATCAATCAAAATCCACACACCTAGGTATCAAGTCAGAACTTGGCACATATGTACAGCTTTACGGTTACGGTCATTGCAAGGGTTAATGGGTCAGATGAGCAACGGTACTACAATAGcctataaattgtttttttaccaACTCTATAATGCATTTCAGTATTTTATCTCTTCTATAAAATACAAAGAGCCTTAGTCTCTGAAACAGTgtgatatataaaatacaaaaatatagaaGCAGGTTCACCTCTCCATCAGCAGATCTTTCCCCACAATGTGCCTACCAACACCACCTCGATACTGTATATTCTCCTGCACCTTGCAGATATGTATAAAAATGATACTGAAGTTAGTCAAAGGCTATGAGGTGCGTTACTGCAGTCTAACTTCACAAACAGACCCAAATCAATGAAATCTTCTCTTCTTTCAGCTAACACATCACCCACAGTGTGCTGCAATATACTGCAGGCCTTTACACAAATCAGGTCTTATGCTGCAGCTCGCTCAGAAATGAAGCGGTAACGCACACAAATACACAGGAGCTCAGGAAGGGTTAATAAGGTCTGCAGGAGTTTGGTGCAGAGCAGAGATGCGCCAGCTCTTATGATATTCCTGCCTCGCATGTGTAGAAAAGAGCCTTTGTTTTTGtgctttaatttgtttgttttgcaaAGGTGGAAAAAGGCAGAATAGTAACTGCATTTTATGCCCCCCACCACCACTGATAGGCAAGAAAAACACCCTCACCCCTCCAGCCACTAAAATAACAGCAGGCGTAGGGAGAataaacaaatctactgcttttaATAAGAATTCCTTCCcctcatatattaaaaaaaaagaacctttattgcatttaaattttttttttaaacatttggcaCAGTACAAATTTGTGgtgctttttcctttttttataagaTAAACCTGCAAGGAATTGATCTGGGACTCTTAACAAAAGAATTTTCCTTAGAAATTGTGATGTCTGCTCTGCACAAGCAGCCTCAGATTGCACTAAATGATTTGTAGTTTCTGAATAAAACGGGCTAAGCCTTGGGTTTTAATCATTATGGCACATAAACAGCAATTCATAAGTGTTTCTCCCTAAAGTCATAATACCATCATATCTTAAATAGAACTTACAAGTTAGAAAAtagttttaaattttaatataatcTGTTTCTGTCATCAGCCCATAGATTTAATATATAAGCAtttacaagaaaacaaaaaaagtctctctctctctttctgtacaAAAGTTGCTGTCTTTTTGTTGTGCATTCTATTgcattttaaattgaaaaaaagtcATATTTGAGTTTCCTGTACCTTCTCTTTTGTGTGGGTCTGAATTATATAAGGTTCAGAGATGGTGGTAATTGTGGAGTGTAGAGAATTAGCAATACTGTTAGCCGTCCAATGGGCCCCATGGTGTGCTGGCTTGTAGGTGTTATAGTTCATATGGTCGTGAATGGTGGGCAGCACAACCGCCCCCTCACCTGATACTCCCGTGGGACTCCCACTGGGAATGTCCTCATCCACTTGGATTATCTCGACAGTTCGTGCGGCAGCCACGGTACTCCGCTGCTGGTGCCGTTTGCGTAGCTTGTAAAACACAATAAGCATGGCAGCTGCCAACAATGTAACTGCCACAAAACAGCCAATAATGATCTTTGTGGTTTTCATCACCTCATCCAGGCTAGTTTGCATTTTGTCTCCTGCATCTGATGTTGGCACAGCCACCTGCTTGGGCATTTTGGTAGTCTGGATGAGCACGGTTGTGGTGGTGGTGTATGCTGGCTGGTAACCTGTGGAAGTTGTTGGCACTGGCTTGAATATCATGGAGATGACTTCTGGAGCCATCTCTGTAGTCTCCACGGTGACAGTGGTGAAGAAACTGTAATTGGACGTGTTGAGTTCTGCCGTGCTGACGTTAAGATAGGCCGAAGCATTTGAGTTCCCCGCCATGTTGGTTACCATGCATGTGTAGACCCCTGTGTCGGTCAATAGGACATGAGAGAAGTTTAATGTACCATCATTAAGGATGGTAATCCGGGGGTGGTTGGAAGCGTGACTCAACACAGTCCCATTAGGCAGCAGCCACCTAACAGAAGACATTGGTGAAGTTCTACACTTAAattctgcaactctgtcctctgaaATATTTAAATCCCTAGGAGCATCCATAATAAAAGGAGCTGAGCACTGGAACAATGATTGGTCCACTTCTACCACATACTTTCCCCTCATGTGCGGTGGGGAGTGACAGCGACCACAGCATGTCGAATTGGTGGGGATGTACTCTCGCAGCCACCACGATAGCCATAGAACATCACAATCACAGTCCCATGGGTTGTGATGCAAGTGCAACTCAACTAAGTATCTTAAGGGAGTAAAAAGATCATAGGGGAGGGAGGTCAAATTATTGTGTGCCAAGTTCAACTCTACCAAGGATGTCAGATCATCAAAAGCATTGCGTTCTATGTTGTTAATCTGGGAGTTCATTATCCACAGCTTTTTTAGTGACCTCAGCCCATGGAAGGATGCTGGTTTGATGTCAGGGAAGCTGTTTCCagatatttccagttcctctagcCCTATTAATGGTGTGAAGTTTGGCATGTCTCTAATATTACACATCCCAAGGTTAAGGTATTTCAGATTGTATAATCCCTCAAATGCCCCCTCAGAAATATATTCCAACTTTTTGAGCTCTCCCAGGTCCAACCGCATCAAGGATGGGACCCGATTAAAGGCATAGGATGGGATGCTCTCAATAGGATTGTTCCTGAGCCACAACTCTCTCAATTTGGAAAGATACTCAAATGCCCCACTGGGGATTACTGTCAACCAGTTGTCAAACAACTCCAGTGTGTTTAGGCTGGCCAAACCATTAAAAGCTCCAACCTCTATTTGACGGATAGAGTTTCTGCCAAGTTGTAAAACTTCCAAGTGATGAAGGTGTCGGAAAGTGTCAGCCTGGATCATTTGAATGTTGTTCTCCATAAGGTTGAGGTACCGAGTGTTGGATGGGATACCTCGGGGGACTTCAGAGAGGCCTCTGCGTGTGCAGACCACTTTACTGAACTGATTACTGCAGGAACAGACAGAAGGGCAGTTCTGAGGCCCCGAGAATGCTGCACATGAGATCCAAGCTTGCACCATGAGGTAGATAGCAGAGAACAGGATGGCCTTCCAGGTATGGTGCACAGTTACCAGCCACAAGAGATTCATGATGTGGCACGTTCATAATTCACCATTGTCTGGTATTTGGCATGGAAGTGAGAACTTTGCCCTACCCAGGCTTCAGGAGGCTGCAAATTCCCTTTTCCATCTAAACACTACTGGGATTTGTAGGGTTGATCTCTCTTTAATTCTTCATGAAATAGATTAATGACAAATTATATATCCATAGAACTGCCAATGCActgaacaagcaaatataacaaaatcTCTATTAAGTGTACCTGGGCAAAAGGCTGATCAGATTCCTTCAACCGGTGCCCTCCCCTCACTCCAAAAAAACCCTTGGGGAGCAGTCCATCCATAGATTCCTTAGCTTGATAATGCCAGAAAAAAACAGAGGGAGACACAGGGCTGGAAGGGGGTGTTGTAACACAAGATGGCTCCTTTAGTAATCCCAAAAGCTGAAGAAAAGCCACATTAAGAGCAGGCCCGCTCGGCTATGCAGGTGCACCATTGTGTAGGTCCCCCGGGACTCCAGGCTCCTGCACTTGAAATATTCGTCCTTGGATTCCACCGCTGCCTATGGCAGAGGGCTTGGATTGATCCATGTCTATAGCAACTGGATCCCAACAGTAGATCCCAAATCCTCAGGTTCTATGCAAGATTATTATTATATTCCATGTGAGCCCCGGAGGTCCGGGGACCGTGGTTTGTGCAGAGAGAGGAGGCAGCACGGTGCGGGCATCGGGGGCTCTAACCCAGCTCTCCCTAAATCCTGTGCGTTTCCCTCGCTAGAGCCCCTGGGTCCCCTCGCTAGACGCTGTCTCTGCACTCGCTTCTCTCCCTGTGCTGATGCGCTGCTCACTACACTGTCCTGCGGTCTGTGCTCTTCACCCTCATTCTGCGGTGCCTGGTGCGCCTCTCTGGCGGAACCTGTCGGCTGTGCCCCCTCTCCCTGCTCTGTGCCCTCTCCCTGCTCTGTGCCCTCTCCCTCCCGGTTAGGTGCCCGCTGTGTCTGCCTCCTCTCTCGCGGTAGCTGTCCGTGGTGCTGCAGCTGTTCCTGTGGGCAAAGTCAGTGCTCGGGTGCTGGCAGCTCGCAGACCCGGTGCAGGGTGTCACTAGCCGGGCAGAGAGCTCATCCCCGCGGCGGTCCGGCTGACGCAGAGTGATCGCGGCTGCACATGAGCCTCCTCTGCTGGTCCCCTCCCCGCCCGAGCGCCGTCATCACTGGAGGAGGAGGCGGAGGCGGCGGCTTCACCTGGCGCTTCCTGCATTACCTGATGCCCCCTGTGCTGCTTCTCACCCCCTGTCTGCTGCATTACCTGATGCCCCCTGCGCTCATCCTCACCCCCTGCCTGCTGCATTACCTGATGCCCCCTGCGCTGCTTCTCACACCATGTCTGCTGCATTACCTGATGCCCCCTGCGCTCATCCTCACCCCCTGCCTGCTGCATTACCTGATGCCCCCTGCGCTGCTTCTCACCCCCTGCCTG is part of the Bombina bombina isolate aBomBom1 chromosome 6, aBomBom1.pri, whole genome shotgun sequence genome and harbors:
- the LRRC4 gene encoding leucine-rich repeat-containing protein 4 gives rise to the protein MNLLWLVTVHHTWKAILFSAIYLMVQAWISCAAFSGPQNCPSVCSCSNQFSKVVCTRRGLSEVPRGIPSNTRYLNLMENNIQMIQADTFRHLHHLEVLQLGRNSIRQIEVGAFNGLASLNTLELFDNWLTVIPSGAFEYLSKLRELWLRNNPIESIPSYAFNRVPSLMRLDLGELKKLEYISEGAFEGLYNLKYLNLGMCNIRDMPNFTPLIGLEELEISGNSFPDIKPASFHGLRSLKKLWIMNSQINNIERNAFDDLTSLVELNLAHNNLTSLPYDLFTPLRYLVELHLHHNPWDCDCDVLWLSWWLREYIPTNSTCCGRCHSPPHMRGKYVVEVDQSLFQCSAPFIMDAPRDLNISEDRVAEFKCRTSPMSSVRWLLPNGTVLSHASNHPRITILNDGTLNFSHVLLTDTGVYTCMVTNMAGNSNASAYLNVSTAELNTSNYSFFTTVTVETTEMAPEVISMIFKPVPTTSTGYQPAYTTTTTVLIQTTKMPKQVAVPTSDAGDKMQTSLDEVMKTTKIIIGCFVAVTLLAAAMLIVFYKLRKRHQQRSTVAAARTVEIIQVDEDIPSGSPTGVSGEGAVVLPTIHDHMNYNTYKPAHHGAHWTANSIANSLHSTITTISEPYIIQTHTKEKVQETQI